A DNA window from Patescibacteria group bacterium contains the following coding sequences:
- a CDS encoding ferredoxin oxidoreductase produces the protein MKKQVLISGNEAAVLGTIDAGATVMFGYPITPATEILEGYIRKAEENPELKYLQTEDEIAAGFGVLGSVLGGVKSFTASAGPGHVLLQDPIAMAENLRLPFVGIIMQRGGPSTGTVNFSQQEVTLAAFGGNGDGHRIVYSASTVPEMYELTKKSFETAWKYRFPTILLGDGYLGKMKNVVEIDQHSEKAKSSPILEEKAESTNLRNCYSSEESFGAVLDQTHKDWQKSREEIVESESYKVSDAKTLIVAHGLVASAARDAVKIMRKSGARIGLFRPITLNPFDKAKLLIAAKKTEKIIIIESSLNQLSRIVKYEMAGQKAKFIEISKSAQGFTPEEIIDQIRRHNG, from the coding sequence ATGAAAAAACAAGTTTTAATTTCTGGCAACGAGGCAGCTGTGCTGGGCACAATCGATGCTGGCGCTACCGTCATGTTTGGCTATCCAATCACGCCTGCGACAGAGATCCTCGAAGGTTATATACGCAAGGCAGAAGAAAACCCAGAGCTTAAGTACCTTCAAACCGAAGATGAAATTGCGGCAGGTTTCGGCGTCCTGGGCAGTGTCTTGGGTGGCGTCAAAAGTTTTACCGCTTCGGCTGGGCCAGGGCATGTCCTGCTTCAAGATCCAATCGCCATGGCCGAGAATCTCAGACTTCCCTTTGTCGGTATAATCATGCAAAGAGGCGGCCCATCAACTGGTACTGTAAACTTTTCTCAGCAGGAAGTGACCCTGGCCGCATTTGGAGGCAATGGTGATGGACATAGGATTGTATATTCTGCCTCGACTGTTCCAGAAATGTACGAATTAACAAAAAAATCATTTGAAACCGCTTGGAAATATCGCTTTCCCACTATTCTTCTGGGTGACGGTTATCTCGGTAAAATGAAAAACGTTGTCGAAATTGATCAACACTCCGAAAAAGCAAAAAGTTCTCCCATCCTCGAAGAGAAAGCTGAGTCAACAAATTTGAGAAATTGTTATAGCTCAGAGGAGTCGTTTGGTGCGGTGCTCGATCAGACACACAAAGATTGGCAGAAAAGTCGAGAAGAAATTGTAGAGTCCGAATCATACAAAGTCTCTGATGCGAAGACGTTGATCGTGGCTCACGGTTTGGTCGCAAGTGCCGCCAGAGATGCAGTAAAAATAATGCGAAAAAGTGGCGCTAGGATTGGTCTTTTCCGTCCAATCACTCTAAACCCTTTTGACAAAGCCAAATTATTGATTGCCGCTAAAAAGACCGAAAAAATAATTATCATCGAATCTTCACTCAACCAGTTGTCCAGAATCGTCAAATA